TCCCGCGAGTAGACAGTCTGGGAGGCGAACGCCTCGTTCAGCTCCACGAGGTCGAAGTCGTCGATGTCCTGTCCCGTGCGCTCCAGCAGGCCCTTCGTCGCCGGCACCGGGCCGATGCCCATCACTTCGGGGTCGACGCCCGCGACGTTGTGGTCGCCGACGCGCGCCAGCACGTCGAGGCCGTGGTCCTGCGCGAACTCCTCGCTCGTGACGAGCGTCGCCGCGGCGCCGTCGGAAATCTGGCTGGCGTTCCCGGGCGTCACCGTCCCGTCGCTCTTGAACACCGTCGGCAGGCCCTGAAGGGCCTCTTTCGTGGTGCCGCGGCGGATGCCCTCGTCTTCCTCCACGAGACCGTCGTCGGTCTCGATGGGGACGAGTTCGTCGTCGAAGCGCCCTGAGTCGGTCGCCTCGGCGGCGCGCTGCTGACTCTGGAGCGCGTACTCGTCTTGCATCTCGCGGGTGATGTCGTGTCGCTCCGCGACCTCCTCAGCGGTCATCCCCATCTGCAACTGGGGGACGTTGTACAGTTCGCCGAGTTTCGGGTGGAGGTGGGCGTAGGAGTCGCCGTCCATCGGCACGCGGCTCATGTTCTCGACGCCGCCCGCGATGATGGCGTCGCGCTGCCCGGCGCTGATGGAGTCCGCGGCGCGCATGATGGCTTCCATCGAGGACGCACACCAGCGGTTGATGGACGCCGCCGGCACGTCCTCGCCGAGTTCCGAGAGGAGCGCGATGACGCGCGCGACGTTGTTGTCCTGTTCCTTGCGCTGCTGGGCGACGCCCCACTGCAGGTCGTCGACGTGGTCGCTCGTCAGGCCGTGCTCGTCGAGGATGTGGTCGATGAGCGGGACCGAGAGGTCTTCGCTGCGGGTGTCGGCGTACACGCCGTCGTCTTTCCCTTGGGGCGTTCGGTACGCCGCCGCGATGACCGGAGTGGTGTCGCTTCCCATACCGCCACGTGGCGCACGCCGAACCATAAACCTCCCACAACGGGGCGCACGCCGCTCGCTGTTTACTCGCCCGCGCCCGTCGCGGCCGTCCGATTCAGCGCGGTGTCGTACCACCCGGGGCGCTCCACGGGGTCACCGCCGGTTCGCTCGAAGCGAACCGTCCGCTCGACGGTTGCGCCGTCCTGCTCGTAGGTCATCTCCAGGGACTCCACGAGGCCCTCCGGCGTGACCGTCGCCGCGAACGCCACGTCGGTCACCTGCTCGCGGTCGACGGCCATCTCGGCGACTGTCCCGCGAACTCGAATCGCCGACTCGTTGGCGCGCTCGACGGTCACGTCGGCGTTCCCGAACAGCGAGTAGACGAGGTCGCGCTCGTACAGCGCCGACGGGAACACCTGCGCGGGCGGTATCGGCTCGGAACCGCCGTCTACCGAGATGGAGCGCACGCCGTAGGTCGCGTTCTCGCGGGCCGGCGATTCGAGTCGCCACACCACCTGCTCGCCGTCGGCGTACTGGACGAACGTGCCGTTCGATGTCCCGAGCGCGAGGGGCGTCCCGTCCGTCGTCACGCGCCACCGCCAGTGCGACTCGCTCGCGGCGACCATCGTCGACTCCCGGGACACCGTCGCGCTGTCGTTCGTGCGCTCGACGCGCGACTGTCTCGTGAACGAGTGGTTTCGCACCGCGTCGCGGTGCGCGTCCGCGAGCGCCGCCGCGTCCACCACCCCGTCCCGCGTCAGTCCGGGCGCGAGACGCTCGGCGGACGTCTCGGTCGGTTCGCTCGTCGTTTCCGTGGTCGGGGACGGCTCCGTGGTCGTTGCGTCTGTCGTGGTCCCGCCGTCAGACCCCACGAGACCGGCACAGCCGGCGCTCACGACGAGGAGGGCACACGCCACCGCGGCGACCGAAGGGCGAGTCGGCATATCCGACCGTTCTTCTCTCTGACGTATAAAACTCTGGTAGGATATCGGGCCGTGCGAAACCGCGTTGTGGCGACGAGTCCATCGTCACACCTCGCGGCTCGCGGTTTCGTTTCGCTTGCGCGTCGTGTCGTGTCCACTCGAATCGAAGACGCCAGCGACTCGCGGCTCCCTCCGGTCGCCGCTCGCGATTTCGAGAGTCCTCGCTTCGCTCGGACTCTCGCACTCCGGAAAGCGTTTATCGCATCCCTCGCTAACGCGGAGTATGCCTCGGCCCCGCGACGACTCGTCGCGAACCCGCGTCGCCGTCGCCCTCCTCGCGGTCGCCGCGCTCGCGCTCGTCGCCCGCGTCTGGGCGCTCGGGTGGCGGGTCGCCCACCAGGACGAAGCGCGCGTCGCCCACTGGGTGCTCAACTACATGGAACTCGGCGGCTGGGAGTACCGCGCCATCATCCACGGGCCGTTCCTCCCGCACGTCAACGGCGTCGTGTTCAGCGTGCTCGGGCCGTCGGACTTCACGATGCGCCTCGTCGTCGCCGTCGTCGGCGGACTGCTCCCGCTGGCCGCGTGGCTCTACCGCGACTACCTCTCGGACGCCGAAGTCGTCGCCGTCGGCGCGTTCTTCGCGCTGAACCCCGTCCTGCTGTACTACTCGCGGTTCATGCGCAACGACCTCCTGCTCGCCGCGTTCATGTTCGCCGCGCTCGGGTTCTTCCTGCGCGCGCTCTCCACGGGGAAGGCGCGGTACCTCTACCTCGGCGCGCTCCCGTTCGCGCTCGCGTTCACCACGAAGGAGAACAGCCTCCTCTACCCCGTCTGCTGGCTCGGCGCGCTCGTCCTCGTGTTCGACGGTCGCCTCGTGCTCGCCGGCGCGAGCGACGACGCCACCCGCCTCGGCACCGCCCGCGACCGCCTCCGCGAAGCGCTCCGGGCGGCGTGGCGGTACAAACTCCACCTCTCGCTCGCCGCGCTCGAAACCGCCGTCGTGGTCGTCGCGTTCTACGCGCCGAAACCCGAGTTCTACCGCATCCCGCAGAACCCCGGCCTCCTCCCGGAGGTCGTGGGCGCCGCCACGCTCGGGACGTTCGAGGAGTTCACGAAGCGGTGGACGGCGACGGACACCCACGCCCACTCCTACATCGAGTTCCTGAAACACGACCTCACGGTGCTCTCGGTGGGCGCCGCGGCGCTCGTCGCGTTCGCCCTCCTCGGCTTCTTCTACGAGCGATACGGCCGCGAACGACCGCGCGCAATCGTCCCGTTCTGCTTCTACTGGGGCGTCTTCTCGCTGTTCGGCTACCCCGCCGTCACCGACATCACCGCCGGCTGGACCGCCGTGAACGCGGTCGTTCCCCTCGCCGTGCCCGCGGGCGTCGGCGTCGGCCTCGTCTTCGAGTACGGCCGGAGCGCCGTCGCCACCGGGAATCTCGCCCGCGCTCGCGTCGCCGTCGTCGTGTTGCTCGTCGCCACCGCCGGCACCGGCGCGGTCGCCGCACAGACCTCGTACGTCAACGCCCAGGGCCCCGGCAACCCCCTCATCCAGTACGCGCAGTCCTCCGGGAACATGCAGCCGACCCTGAATGAAATCGAGGAGATCTCGGCCGAACACGACGGCGTCGACGTGATGTTCTACGGCGATTCGTTCTACGCGCCGAACGACTTCGACCGCGACCTGCAACTGCAGATAGACGACTACGACGACCCGAACGACGTCGGCGGCGGCTACCAGAGCTGGTTCGACCGCCTGCCGCTCCCGTGGTACTTCGAGCAGTACGACACGAACGTCTCCAGTACGCTCCAGACCGAGACGCTCCTCGAACACGAACCGCCCGTCGTCGTCGTGGCGGAGGGCGACGAGGACAACCTGGAGGCGGACCTCACGGAGCGCGGCTACGACCGCCGCGTGTTCCCGCGCTACCAGTTCGCCCAGGACCCCGGCCCGCTCGTCTTCTACGTCAGCGAGAACGCGACGTTGTGACAGCGCTGGCCGGACTGCGACGGCCTTAAGCGCCCCCGGTGGGTAGTCCGTGGGTAGTGACCGAGGCGCTCGACGTCGTCGAATTCCTGCTCACGGCCCGCGTCTACGACCGCCACCAGGAACTCGACGAGAACGACTTACCGCCCGCGCACCGCAGCGCACTCTGGGCCGAGGACGGCGTCCCCCGGCCGCCGCAAGTGACCGAGACCGCCGTCCGCGACGCCACCGGCGTCGACGACCCGTGGGACGCCGTCTCCGAGTTGATGTTCACCGACCGCGACGCGTTCGCGGGGAACATCTCGCTCGTGGACGACGACATGGCCGTCGACTGGTTCGTCGACCGCGCGGACGCCGACCGCGTGTTCGACAACCCCGCGCTCGCCTTCGTGCTGGACGACGAGTTCGGCGTGGACTACGAGGCGTCCCGCGACGAGAACCGCCCGGTGCAGGCGGACCCGCAGTGGATAGACGGCCTGCTCGCGGAGTACTTCGACGAGGACGACGAGGAGATGCTCGACCTCGTGGAGGTCCGGTCGCCCGCCGAAATCGAGGTGACCCTCGACGACATCGTCCTCACCGAGGAACAAGAGGAGGAGATGTCGAAGGTGGCGAAGGCCATCGAGCACCGCGACTACCTCGCGACCATCGGCCTCAGCGAAATCGGGAAACTCCTCTTCGTCGGGCCGCCGGGGACGGGGAAGACCTCGACCGCGCGCGGTCTCGCCCACCAACTCGACCTGCCGTTCGTCGAGGTCAAACTCTCGATGATCACGAGCCAGTATCTCGGCGAGACGGCGAAGAACGTCGAGAAGGTCTTCGAGGTGGCGAAGCGACTGTCGCCCTGTATCCTGTTCATGGACGAGTTCGACTTCGTCGCGACGACGCGGACGGGCGACGAGCACAACGCCATCAAGCGCGCCGTCAACACGCTCCTCAAGAGCATCGACGAGGTGAGCCTCGTCAACGACGACGTGTTGCTCATCGGCGCGACGAACCACCCAGACGAACTCGACGCCGCGGCGTGGCGGCGCTTCGACGAGATTCTCTCCTTCCCGCGGCCGGACGAGCAGATGCGCGCCGACATCCTCGAACTCGTCGTGCGGGAACTCGAAATCGCCTCCTTCGACCCGCAGGAACTCGCTGCCGAGACGGAGGGCCTCACGGGGAGCGACCTCCGCCTCGTGCTCCGCGAGGCCGTCCTCGACGCGCTCGTGGAGGACCGCCGCGAACTCACTCAGGAAGACCTCCTCGACGCCGTCGAGGACTTCGAGGACCGCGACCACCTCCGGAATCTGGACACCTTGGAGGACGCTCTCGACGGCGACGACGACGACCACAGCCACGACCACGACGCGGAGGCGGCCGACCACAGCCACGAATGAAGGTGACGCTGCTCGGCACGGGCGACACCACGGGCACCCCGACGCCGGGGTGTGACTGTGACACCTGCCGAGCGGCCGACGAGCACGGCGTGGAGCGCACGCGCTTTTCCGTCCACGTCGAACACGAACCCTCGGGGGACTCCCTGCTCGTGGACTTCAGCCCGGACTTCCGCTACCAGTTCCTCCGCGAGGACGTTCCCCTCCCCGACGCCGGTATCGTCACCCACCAGCACTTCGACCACCTCGACGGCCTCGGGAACGCGTACCGGCTGTTCGAGGAGTTGCCCGTGTACGCCGCCGACGAGACCGACCCCGAGACCGGCGAGTCCGTCGCGGAGACCGTCGCGTCGAAGTTCGATTACCTCCGGCCGCTCGACGCCCGCGCCGTCACGCCCTTCGAGTCGTTCGACGCCGCCGGCTTCGAGGTCACGCTCGTCCCCGTCGACCACCCGCCCCTGCTCTGCTACGGGGTCGTGATAGAGCGCGACGGGGCGAAACTCTCGCTGTCGGGCGACACCACCTACGACATCCCGGAGGAGAGTCGCGAGGCGATGTGCGACCCGGACCTCCTGCTCGCGGACGGCATCGTCCCCGCGCACCTCTCGCATCACCACCCGCGGGGCGGCCGCCACGAGGACAGCGAGGGCGTCCCGCGCACGTTCGGCACGAAACACATGACACTGGAGGGCGCGCTCGCGCTCGGCGACGACCTGAACGCGAGCGAGACCCGGGTCGTCCACGTCTCCCACTTCTTCCCCGCCGACGAGGCGTTCGCCGACGAACTCGCGGTGGACGGCGAGACGTTCCGTCTCTGACTGTCGACACTCACTCCGCGTCGCGAGCGTACGACGCGCCGGCCGCGAACCCGAAGTAGAGCAGTCCGAGCGCCAGCACCACGACGCCCGAGGAGACGTCGGCGCCGACGAGTCCGAGCATCCCGACGGCCGAGGCGCCCGCGACGACGCCGCCGTTTTGCTGGCCCTCGCGGCCCCACAGCAGGTCCGGGTGGTCGGCGGTGAGGTACGCGGCGGTGGCGTAGACGACGCCGGTGGCGACGACGACAGTCGCGTGCGCTTCGAGCGCGAGGGCGAGGGCGAACGCCGCGACGCCGACGGCGACCGTGAGGACGTATCGACGTTCCGGGGACACGCGCTCCCCTTCGGCGTCTCGGGATTTCAGTGTTCGCCGGCCGTTGCAGTGACTGCGAACGCTCAGAACTGGTCGAGGCCGGACTGCCGCCGGCGTCCTCCCGCGTCCGACCGCCACGGCGTCCGGCGCTCGCGCTCGGCGTCGAGGTCCGCGTCCGGCGCGTCGGCCGCCTCGAAGCCGGGGCAGTCCGGCCCGCATTCGGATGCGGGGTCGACGACGCGCTCGAAGTGCGCGCAGTGGGGGACTGTTGCGTCCCCGTCGCCCGTCGAGGCGTTCGCACACGCCGGGAAGTCGAACGTCCGCCAGCCCTTGCCGTACGCGCGCTCCGCGACGCGGCGGCGCTGGCGCGCCTTCGCGTCGGCGGTGACGGGACGCACCTCGGTCCGGGCGGTGTGTTCCGCGAGGACTTCCAGTCCCGGTCCCGCGGAATCGAGTTGCTCCGGCGCTCGCACCACCTCGATGGGGTTCTCGCGCTCGAAGTCCACGCGCCACACGCCCACCGCGTCGGGGAGGCGATTCAGGTGGGCGCGCGTCACGTGGCTCTCGGTCGCCACGACGGCGTAATCGAGCACGCCGAGGCTGGCGTCGTGACGCGTCTGGAACGCGAGGTCGCCCGGCCGCCCGAGGTCCGGCTTGTTCTCCACGCCGACGAGACCGCCGACCCAGTCCGGGTACCGCGTGGTCTGCCTGACGACCTGCTGGCCGCCCCGCCGCGTCACGTCCAGGAAGCCGGTGTCGGCGCCGCGCTCGGCGAGCGAGCGCGCACGCTCCGGCGGCCCGTCGAAGACGCGCGTCACGCGCTCGTACTCGCCGACCGGCACGTCGGCGTCGAGGACGGCGGGCGGAATCGTGTCGCTCGCGAGTTCGGTTCGGGCGTCGAACTCCGGCCCCGGAAGCACGCAGACCGTGTCGACGATGCGCCCGCCGGCGGCGTGGACGCTCGTCCCGAGTTGCCGGGAGACGACGCCCGCGTCTCCGATTCCGGGGATGCCGCCGGCTTCCAGACGGGCGCACAACCGGAGTTCGAACCCGTACTCTCGCACACCGGCGCGTACGCGACTCTCTCGGTTAAATACCGCGTCTCCGCCAACTCCTTCGGTTCCGGCCCGCGAGGGTCGCGTCTGCCGGCGCGAAGCGCCGTCTCCGTCGCCTCCGTAACAGTAGGTTTATCAGTCGTTCGGGGCGAAATTCACGCAAGATTACTCTGTGAACATGGCAGACAACCACCGACAACCGGAGGTGAACATCGGACTGGTCGGCCACGTAGACCACGGCAAGACCACGCTCGTCCGCGCGCTCAGCGGCGAGTGGACCGACCAGCACTCCGAGGAGATGAAGCGAGGAATCTCCATCCGACTCGGGTACGCCGACGCGACGCTGCGCCGGTGTCCCGACTGCGACGAACCGGAGTGTTACACGGTCGCCGAACAGTGCCCCGAACACGGAACCGAGACGGAGATTCTGCGCACGGTGTCGTTCGTGGACGCGCCCGGCCACGAGACGCTGATGGCGACGATGCTCTCCGGGGCGTCCCTGATGGACGGCGCGGTGCTCGTCGTCAGCGCGAACGAACCGGTGCCCCAGCCCCAGACCGAGGAGCACCTGATGGCGCTGGACATC
The nucleotide sequence above comes from Halobacterium litoreum. Encoded proteins:
- a CDS encoding flippase activity-associated protein Agl23, whose amino-acid sequence is MPRPRDDSSRTRVAVALLAVAALALVARVWALGWRVAHQDEARVAHWVLNYMELGGWEYRAIIHGPFLPHVNGVVFSVLGPSDFTMRLVVAVVGGLLPLAAWLYRDYLSDAEVVAVGAFFALNPVLLYYSRFMRNDLLLAAFMFAALGFFLRALSTGKARYLYLGALPFALAFTTKENSLLYPVCWLGALVLVFDGRLVLAGASDDATRLGTARDRLREALRAAWRYKLHLSLAALETAVVVVAFYAPKPEFYRIPQNPGLLPEVVGAATLGTFEEFTKRWTATDTHAHSYIEFLKHDLTVLSVGAAALVAFALLGFFYERYGRERPRAIVPFCFYWGVFSLFGYPAVTDITAGWTAVNAVVPLAVPAGVGVGLVFEYGRSAVATGNLARARVAVVVLLVATAGTGAVAAQTSYVNAQGPGNPLIQYAQSSGNMQPTLNEIEEISAEHDGVDVMFYGDSFYAPNDFDRDLQLQIDDYDDPNDVGGGYQSWFDRLPLPWYFEQYDTNVSSTLQTETLLEHEPPVVVVAEGDEDNLEADLTERGYDRRVFPRYQFAQDPGPLVFYVSENATL
- a CDS encoding DUF5787 family protein; this encodes MREYGFELRLCARLEAGGIPGIGDAGVVSRQLGTSVHAAGGRIVDTVCVLPGPEFDARTELASDTIPPAVLDADVPVGEYERVTRVFDGPPERARSLAERGADTGFLDVTRRGGQQVVRQTTRYPDWVGGLVGVENKPDLGRPGDLAFQTRHDASLGVLDYAVVATESHVTRAHLNRLPDAVGVWRVDFERENPIEVVRAPEQLDSAGPGLEVLAEHTARTEVRPVTADAKARQRRRVAERAYGKGWRTFDFPACANASTGDGDATVPHCAHFERVVDPASECGPDCPGFEAADAPDADLDAERERRTPWRSDAGGRRRQSGLDQF
- a CDS encoding ATP-binding protein, which gives rise to MTEALDVVEFLLTARVYDRHQELDENDLPPAHRSALWAEDGVPRPPQVTETAVRDATGVDDPWDAVSELMFTDRDAFAGNISLVDDDMAVDWFVDRADADRVFDNPALAFVLDDEFGVDYEASRDENRPVQADPQWIDGLLAEYFDEDDEEMLDLVEVRSPAEIEVTLDDIVLTEEQEEEMSKVAKAIEHRDYLATIGLSEIGKLLFVGPPGTGKTSTARGLAHQLDLPFVEVKLSMITSQYLGETAKNVEKVFEVAKRLSPCILFMDEFDFVATTRTGDEHNAIKRAVNTLLKSIDEVSLVNDDVLLIGATNHPDELDAAAWRRFDEILSFPRPDEQMRADILELVVRELEIASFDPQELAAETEGLTGSDLRLVLREAVLDALVEDRRELTQEDLLDAVEDFEDRDHLRNLDTLEDALDGDDDDHSHDHDAEAADHSHE
- a CDS encoding MBL fold metallo-hydrolase; this translates as MKVTLLGTGDTTGTPTPGCDCDTCRAADEHGVERTRFSVHVEHEPSGDSLLVDFSPDFRYQFLREDVPLPDAGIVTHQHFDHLDGLGNAYRLFEELPVYAADETDPETGESVAETVASKFDYLRPLDARAVTPFESFDAAGFEVTLVPVDHPPLLCYGVVIERDGAKLSLSGDTTYDIPEESREAMCDPDLLLADGIVPAHLSHHHPRGGRHEDSEGVPRTFGTKHMTLEGALALGDDLNASETRVVHVSHFFPADEAFADELAVDGETFRL
- a CDS encoding thiolase family protein, which codes for MGSDTTPVIAAAYRTPQGKDDGVYADTRSEDLSVPLIDHILDEHGLTSDHVDDLQWGVAQQRKEQDNNVARVIALLSELGEDVPAASINRWCASSMEAIMRAADSISAGQRDAIIAGGVENMSRVPMDGDSYAHLHPKLGELYNVPQLQMGMTAEEVAERHDITREMQDEYALQSQQRAAEATDSGRFDDELVPIETDDGLVEEDEGIRRGTTKEALQGLPTVFKSDGTVTPGNASQISDGAAATLVTSEEFAQDHGLDVLARVGDHNVAGVDPEVMGIGPVPATKGLLERTGQDIDDFDLVELNEAFASQTVYSRDELGVDNEKFNVNGGAIAIGHPLGASGARLPVTLIHEMQKRDADKGLATLCVGFGQGAAITFER